A genome region from Methylobacterium sp. FF17 includes the following:
- a CDS encoding phosphate-starvation-inducible PsiE family protein — protein sequence MEQRTSEETGTRQPVGGRFPFARHATAAADTLRETRKAWPGLSVYERFEEVVVVVLTGLIGLVIVAAMVNLCFRVVLLVIFGLLDPAEHSVFQAVFGMIFTVLIALEFNHSILSVLHRQESIIQLRTVILIALLALARKFIILDASKTEPMTIIGLAAAVLALGTVHWLVRDQDRKDTQLGTDGGAPPQV from the coding sequence GTGGAACAGCGGACCAGCGAGGAGACAGGCACACGGCAGCCGGTCGGCGGCCGCTTTCCCTTCGCGCGGCATGCCACGGCGGCAGCGGATACGCTGAGGGAGACCCGCAAGGCCTGGCCGGGCCTCAGCGTCTACGAGCGCTTCGAGGAAGTCGTCGTGGTGGTTCTCACCGGGCTGATCGGCCTCGTCATCGTCGCGGCGATGGTCAACCTCTGTTTCCGCGTGGTCCTGCTTGTCATCTTCGGCCTGCTAGACCCGGCCGAACACAGCGTGTTCCAGGCCGTGTTCGGCATGATCTTCACGGTGCTGATCGCGCTGGAGTTCAACCACTCGATCCTGAGCGTCCTGCACCGTCAGGAAAGCATCATCCAGCTGCGCACGGTCATCCTGATCGCGCTGCTGGCGCTGGCCCGCAAATTCATCATCCTGGACGCCAGCAAGACGGAGCCGATGACCATCATCGGCCTGGCGGCCGCCGTCCTGGCCCTGGGTACCGTCCACTGGCTGGTGCGGGATCAGGACAGGAAGGATACGCAACTCGGCACCGATGGCGGGGCGCCCCCGCAGGTTTAG
- a CDS encoding HWE histidine kinase domain-containing protein, translating into MDGLNDVEPARPDLGALFAAVEASGEAILITSADLDEPGPRIEYVNPAFTRMTGYAMREVVGRTPRLLQGPATERAVIERMRAALRAGEGFQGEALNYRKDGSTYMVEWLITPVRTTDGSISRWISAQRDVTHRRAAEDRQGLMVRELHHRVKNTLATVQAVLNATVRSSSTISEFSRAFSGRIASLAKTHALITEDVDQAVSFEDLLRTELGPYDERGRLKLSGPLVILPSELAVPFGMALHEMTTNALRHGALGHPEGRIEVTWELVEGPDGKVLAWTWNEHGGPPIAVPTRDGFGSRILRKVLTLQAEAQVDVAYHPDGMRVSIRAPLRTSQRSAR; encoded by the coding sequence TTGGACGGACTGAATGACGTCGAGCCGGCCCGCCCTGATCTCGGAGCGCTCTTCGCCGCGGTCGAGGCTTCGGGCGAGGCCATCCTCATCACCTCGGCGGATCTCGACGAGCCTGGTCCCCGCATCGAGTACGTCAATCCGGCCTTCACGCGCATGACCGGGTACGCGATGCGAGAGGTCGTAGGCCGCACACCGCGGTTGCTGCAGGGTCCTGCGACCGAGCGTGCAGTCATCGAACGCATGCGCGCCGCCCTCCGAGCGGGCGAAGGGTTCCAGGGCGAGGCCCTCAACTATCGCAAGGACGGCTCGACCTACATGGTCGAGTGGCTGATCACGCCCGTGCGCACGACGGACGGCAGCATATCACGCTGGATCTCTGCACAACGCGACGTCACCCATCGCCGTGCGGCCGAGGACCGTCAGGGGCTGATGGTCCGCGAGCTTCACCATCGGGTGAAGAACACGCTGGCCACGGTCCAGGCCGTGCTGAACGCGACCGTTCGCTCCTCGTCCACGATTTCCGAGTTCAGCCGTGCCTTCTCCGGCCGGATCGCCTCGCTGGCAAAGACCCATGCGCTGATCACGGAGGATGTCGACCAGGCCGTGTCCTTCGAGGATCTGCTGAGGACGGAGCTCGGGCCCTACGACGAGCGTGGCCGCCTCAAGCTGTCCGGACCACTCGTCATCCTGCCTTCCGAGCTTGCGGTGCCGTTCGGGATGGCGCTGCATGAGATGACGACGAATGCCCTCCGGCACGGGGCGCTGGGGCATCCGGAAGGACGGATCGAGGTGACGTGGGAACTGGTGGAAGGCCCGGACGGCAAGGTTCTGGCTTGGACCTGGAACGAGCATGGCGGGCCACCCATCGCCGTCCCCACGCGGGATGGTTTCGGTTCGCGCATCCTCAGGAAGGTGCTGACGCTTCAGGCGGAGGCGCAGGTCGATGTCGCCTACCATCCCGATGGCATGCGGGTGTCCATCCGTGCCCCGCTGCGCACATCTCAGCGCTCTGCACGTTGA
- a CDS encoding transporter: protein MTLAAAPAGLLWTMSFDEQECGRLLSPEDALPDLDAFGSGFLWLHLDLKAAEMSSLIEGGHVGPRALVEAVFRPDEHQRVTVEDDHVGGVVADLAKPGAKPDAAGRLHFVMGPRTLVSGRRGSVESPDAVRATAEKGRPISSPVLLLETMVGYVAAAMAETGQRLADEIDGIEDRVLDGLVRDDRRRLGPIRRSAVRLHRQLLGLKAVFHRLEDDDAAQQMHGPAVAVAARLVQRLDALDRDVNALAERARLLQDEVGARLAEESNRQLYVLSILSALFLPPTFITGLFGMNVKGLPLADDPRGFLVVIGLSVLSGAATYAIIRALGIRPPRA, encoded by the coding sequence CGCCTCCTCTCGCCGGAGGATGCGTTACCGGACCTCGACGCCTTCGGGAGCGGCTTCCTCTGGCTGCACCTGGACCTTAAGGCCGCGGAGATGAGCTCCTTGATCGAGGGCGGGCACGTCGGCCCTCGTGCGCTTGTCGAGGCCGTCTTCCGCCCCGATGAGCACCAGCGCGTCACCGTCGAGGACGACCATGTCGGCGGGGTGGTGGCGGACCTTGCGAAGCCAGGGGCCAAGCCGGACGCCGCGGGCCGCCTGCACTTCGTCATGGGGCCGCGTACCCTGGTGAGCGGGCGCCGGGGATCGGTCGAGAGCCCCGACGCTGTCCGTGCGACCGCAGAGAAGGGCAGACCTATATCCTCGCCGGTGCTGCTCCTGGAGACCATGGTCGGCTACGTGGCAGCGGCCATGGCGGAGACCGGTCAACGGCTGGCCGACGAGATCGACGGCATCGAGGACCGGGTGCTCGACGGGCTCGTGCGCGACGACCGGCGCCGGCTGGGTCCGATCCGCAGGAGCGCGGTTCGGCTGCACCGTCAGCTCCTTGGCCTCAAGGCCGTGTTCCACAGGCTGGAAGACGACGACGCGGCCCAGCAGATGCACGGACCCGCTGTGGCCGTGGCGGCCCGTCTCGTCCAGAGGCTCGATGCCCTGGACCGGGACGTGAACGCCCTGGCCGAACGTGCCCGCCTGCTGCAGGACGAGGTCGGGGCCCGATTGGCCGAGGAGAGCAACCGCCAGCTCTACGTGCTCTCCATTCTCTCGGCGCTGTTCCTGCCGCCGACCTTCATCACCGGACTGTTCGGCATGAACGTGAAGGGCCTCCCCCTCGCAGACGACCCGCGTGGCTTTCTCGTCGTGATCGGCCTGTCCGTGCTCTCGGGGGCGGCGACCTACGCCATCATCCGCGCCCTCGGCATCCGGCCACCGAGGGCGTGA